A genomic stretch from Oscillospiraceae bacterium includes:
- a CDS encoding aspartate kinase, with protein sequence MSLIVQKFGGTSVADAACIRRVAGIVAKTYRAGHEVVVVLSAQGDTTDELIAKAREVSKSPSPREMDMLLSTGEQVSVALFAMAMETLGLPVVSLTGWQVGLKTDRNYGNARIKKVESERLRVELDRKNIVVVCGFQGINRYDDVTTLGRGGSDTTAVAIAAALKADLCQIYTDVDGVYTTDPRAVPEARKLDEITYDEMLELSSLGARVLHNRSVEMAKRYHVPLEVISSFTGQPGTQVKEVLKVEQLNVSGVTRDDNVARIALVGLDDMPGKAFRIFSLLAAKKINVDVILQSIGRSDTKDISFTVQKQMLAAARAILEEHRDVIGYADMVISDAISKVSIVGAGMVGNAGVAAEMFEALAAANINIQMISTSEIKVSVLIDARDAKQAVQVIHDKFFG encoded by the coding sequence ATGTCCTTGATTGTGCAGAAGTTTGGCGGCACCTCGGTGGCCGACGCCGCGTGTATCCGGCGGGTGGCCGGCATCGTGGCGAAAACCTACCGGGCCGGGCATGAGGTCGTCGTGGTGCTCTCGGCGCAGGGCGACACCACAGACGAGCTGATTGCCAAAGCCCGGGAGGTGTCGAAGAGCCCTTCGCCCCGTGAGATGGACATGCTGCTGTCCACCGGGGAGCAGGTCTCCGTGGCGCTGTTTGCGATGGCGATGGAGACGCTGGGGCTCCCGGTGGTCTCTCTGACAGGCTGGCAGGTAGGCCTCAAGACGGACCGCAACTACGGCAATGCCCGCATCAAAAAGGTGGAGAGCGAGCGCCTGCGTGTGGAATTGGATCGGAAAAACATCGTGGTCGTGTGCGGGTTCCAGGGTATCAATCGCTACGACGATGTGACGACCCTGGGCCGGGGCGGTTCCGACACGACCGCCGTCGCCATCGCCGCCGCCCTGAAGGCCGACCTGTGCCAGATCTATACGGATGTGGACGGTGTATACACCACAGATCCGCGGGCCGTACCCGAGGCGCGCAAGCTGGATGAGATCACATACGACGAGATGCTGGAGCTCTCCTCCCTCGGCGCGCGCGTGCTGCACAACCGCTCGGTGGAGATGGCCAAGCGGTACCATGTTCCGCTGGAGGTCATCTCCAGCTTCACCGGCCAGCCCGGCACCCAAGTCAAGGAGGTATTGAAAGTGGAACAGCTCAATGTCAGCGGCGTCACGCGGGACGACAACGTGGCGCGCATCGCGTTGGTCGGTTTGGACGACATGCCGGGCAAGGCTTTCCGGATCTTCTCGCTGCTGGCGGCCAAGAAGATCAACGTCGACGTCATCTTGCAGTCCATCGGTCGTAGCGATACCAAAGACATCAGTTTCACCGTGCAAAAACAGATGCTGGCTGCGGCCCGCGCCATCCTGGAGGAGCACCGCGACGTGATTGGTTACGCCGACATGGTGATCAGCGACGCGATCAGCAAGGTTTCGATTGTGGGCGCCGGTATGGTGGGCAATGCCGGCGTGGCCGCCGAGATGTTCGAGGCGCTGGCCGCGGCTAACATCAACATCCAGATGATCTCCACCAGCGAGATCAAAGTGTCTGTCCTCATCGACGCGCGCGACGCCAAGCAGGCCGTTCAAGTCATCCATGACAAATTTTTCGGCTGA
- a CDS encoding homoserine dehydrogenase, with product MAGVAVLGFGVVGAGVVGLLEQNAGRVAEKAGQAVTLKYILDIRAFPDSPYAGFLVQDFAIIENDPEVQVVVECIGGVGAALTFTRRALLAGKHVVTTNKELVAEHGAELQSIAAARNLNYLFEGSVGGGIPVLRPLSQCLAANHIREITGILNGTTNYVLTQMIRAGVSFEEALAGAQSLGYAEADPSDDIHGKDTCRKICILASLAFGRHVYPEQVATEGIAGITRADVSFAHAHGCQIKLLGRALPGPDGGLACLYVAPHFVRDEHPLAGVHDVFNGIWMEGDAIGEVMFYGRGAGALPTASAVVADIIDSVKHMSARKWVGWQPAVSRTPLTDEDLRTAWYVRLDEAGGAITEPMTRAERTVWEATLPHPPAGCMRIL from the coding sequence ATGGCAGGGGTTGCGGTTTTGGGGTTTGGCGTCGTGGGCGCCGGGGTTGTCGGGTTGCTTGAGCAAAACGCCGGGCGCGTCGCAGAGAAAGCCGGGCAGGCGGTGACACTGAAATACATTTTAGACATCCGCGCCTTCCCGGATTCGCCGTACGCCGGGTTCTTGGTGCAGGATTTCGCGATCATCGAGAACGATCCGGAAGTTCAGGTGGTGGTGGAGTGTATCGGCGGCGTCGGCGCCGCGCTGACGTTCACCCGCCGGGCGCTGCTGGCCGGCAAACATGTGGTCACCACCAACAAGGAGCTCGTGGCCGAACACGGAGCCGAGTTGCAGTCGATCGCGGCGGCGCGCAACTTAAACTATCTCTTCGAGGGCAGCGTAGGGGGCGGCATCCCAGTGCTGCGCCCACTCTCGCAGTGCCTGGCAGCCAATCATATCCGCGAGATCACCGGCATATTAAATGGCACGACCAACTATGTGCTCACCCAGATGATCCGCGCCGGCGTCTCTTTTGAGGAGGCGTTGGCTGGGGCTCAGTCGCTGGGGTACGCGGAGGCGGATCCGTCGGACGATATCCACGGCAAAGACACCTGCCGCAAGATCTGCATCCTGGCCTCCCTTGCCTTCGGCCGGCATGTGTATCCGGAGCAGGTGGCCACCGAAGGCATCGCCGGCATCACACGGGCGGACGTGAGCTTTGCCCACGCGCACGGCTGCCAGATCAAACTGCTCGGCCGGGCGCTGCCCGGCCCGGACGGCGGTCTCGCCTGCCTTTACGTGGCGCCTCACTTTGTGCGGGACGAACATCCGCTGGCCGGCGTGCACGACGTGTTTAACGGCATCTGGATGGAGGGCGACGCCATCGGCGAGGTCATGTTTTACGGCCGAGGGGCGGGCGCGCTGCCCACCGCGTCCGCGGTGGTGGCCGATATCATCGACTCTGTCAAGCACATGAGCGCACGCAAATGGGTCGGCTGGCAGCCCGCCGTCTCCCGGACGCCGCTGACAGACGAGGATTTGCGGACAGCCTGGTATGTGCGGCTGGACGAGGCCGGCGGCGCCATTACCGAGCCCATGACGCGCGCCGAGCGGACGGTCTGGGAGGCGACGCTGCCCCACCCCCCGGCCGGCTGCATGCGAATACTGTAA
- a CDS encoding transglutaminase domain-containing protein gives MKRAVMFFVLLALLIPFASLSAPSVLAAEANGSGTASQILKGSKSEIDATNKNDGYVKVRYLNETSKKIKVRINKLDASGREGTEYTYDLSGKGVAETFSFQSGNGKYRIKVLENIEGTKYSVAQTETVDVSLKDEYAPFLIPIQHINYQSTSKAVLKAKELTKDAKTELEKVQLIYRFIVNHIVYDKQKAQLVIDGKLSGYIPSVDTVLADRKGICFDYSSLMGAMLRSLNIPTKLIMGYVAPNNAYHAWNEVYIKGEGWIKINSSIYFDGENWSRMDSTFAAGNKSGKQTEFIGNGKNYSKKYEY, from the coding sequence ATGAAACGCGCAGTTATGTTTTTTGTCTTGCTGGCATTGCTCATCCCCTTCGCCAGCCTGTCCGCCCCCTCCGTCCTCGCGGCGGAAGCCAATGGAAGCGGAACTGCATCCCAGATCCTCAAAGGAAGCAAATCCGAGATCGACGCCACCAACAAGAACGACGGCTATGTCAAGGTCCGCTATCTAAATGAGACCTCCAAGAAGATCAAAGTCAGAATCAACAAGCTGGACGCGAGCGGCCGGGAAGGCACCGAGTACACCTATGATCTGTCCGGCAAAGGGGTGGCGGAGACATTCTCCTTCCAGAGCGGAAACGGAAAATACCGGATCAAAGTCTTGGAAAACATTGAGGGCACCAAGTATTCCGTGGCCCAGACCGAGACGGTGGACGTCTCTCTGAAAGACGAATACGCGCCGTTCCTCATTCCCATCCAACACATCAACTACCAGAGCACTTCCAAGGCTGTCCTCAAAGCGAAGGAACTGACCAAAGACGCCAAGACGGAGCTCGAAAAGGTACAGCTTATCTACCGCTTCATCGTCAACCACATTGTCTATGACAAGCAAAAGGCCCAGCTGGTTATCGACGGCAAGCTGAGTGGATATATCCCCTCCGTCGACACCGTACTGGCCGACAGAAAGGGCATCTGTTTCGACTACTCCTCGCTGATGGGCGCTATGCTCCGCAGTCTGAATATTCCGACCAAGCTGATTATGGGGTACGTAGCCCCCAACAACGCCTACCACGCCTGGAATGAGGTCTATATCAAAGGCGAGGGCTGGATCAAGATCAATAGCTCCATCTATTTCGACGGAGAGAACTGGTCCCGGATGGATTCCACCTTCGCCGCCGGCAACAAGAGCGGCAAGCAGACTGAATTCATCGGCAACGGCAAAAATTATTCGAAAAAGTACGAGTACTGA
- a CDS encoding CapA family protein, translating to MRMGRKCLCLLLLLLSLTGCTGPAETTPDPAPPPTDPVETPVPAPTPPTPTPSPPDLSTRDFKIQMAGDILLHKGPVKAAAAGDTYDFTPFFSEIAPFVDGDLAICNMESPVDAFGGNQNISSYPMFNVPFEILPALRSAGFNFLLTANNHAFDKRWDGLTATRRNIEKAGLRFTGTYETQAQYDAHTLVDLGGLTVGILNYSDADNGMGAALPAEKLPFAMRRFTTASTESVPAMSEEIQALRAAGAEFVIAALHWGAEYRDAPNDVQEEIAARLCDAGADVILGGHSHCVQPARWHETPDGRSCLILYSLGNFFADQIALKPPLPKTQYGMLVSLTIGKDETGQLRWGFVDYLPTLTYRYAGESGRTDYRLIPACVPASVPEGARAGAQAAFDHVAGIVGEALPVMHPESGV from the coding sequence ATGCGGATGGGAAGAAAGTGCCTCTGTCTTCTTCTGCTGCTCCTGTCGCTCACCGGCTGCACCGGCCCGGCGGAGACAACGCCCGACCCCGCGCCGCCGCCCACCGACCCCGTCGAAACGCCTGTACCCGCACCGACCCCTCCTACGCCCACGCCGTCTCCGCCCGACCTGTCCACCCGCGACTTTAAGATCCAGATGGCGGGGGATATCCTGTTACACAAAGGGCCTGTGAAAGCCGCCGCCGCCGGCGACACCTACGACTTCACGCCGTTTTTCTCCGAGATCGCGCCGTTTGTCGACGGCGACCTCGCGATCTGCAACATGGAGTCGCCCGTAGACGCCTTCGGCGGCAATCAAAACATCTCGTCCTACCCCATGTTCAACGTGCCCTTCGAAATCCTGCCTGCCCTGCGCAGCGCGGGCTTCAATTTCCTGCTGACGGCCAACAACCACGCGTTTGACAAACGGTGGGACGGCCTTACCGCCACCCGCCGCAACATCGAAAAGGCCGGTCTTCGCTTCACCGGCACCTACGAGACACAGGCGCAGTACGACGCCCACACCCTCGTGGACCTCGGCGGGCTGACGGTGGGGATTCTTAACTACTCCGACGCCGACAACGGCATGGGCGCGGCGCTCCCCGCCGAAAAACTGCCCTTTGCCATGCGCCGTTTCACCACCGCCTCCACCGAGAGCGTCCCGGCTATGTCGGAGGAGATTCAGGCGCTGCGGGCGGCGGGCGCGGAATTTGTAATCGCGGCGCTGCATTGGGGCGCCGAATACCGGGACGCGCCGAACGACGTACAGGAGGAAATCGCCGCGCGCCTGTGCGACGCGGGCGCCGACGTGATTTTGGGCGGGCACTCCCACTGCGTCCAGCCGGCCCGCTGGCATGAGACGCCGGACGGACGCTCCTGCTTGATTCTTTATTCGCTCGGCAACTTCTTTGCCGACCAGATTGCGCTGAAGCCGCCCCTGCCCAAGACGCAGTACGGCATGCTCGTCAGCCTCACCATCGGGAAGGATGAAACCGGGCAGCTCCGCTGGGGCTTCGTAGACTATCTGCCCACGCTGACATACCGCTACGCGGGTGAGAGCGGCCGAACCGACTACCGGCTCATCCCCGCCTGCGTACCGGCGTCCGTCCCGGAGGGCGCGCGCGCCGGCGCGCAGGCCGCTTTCGACCATGTCGCCGGTATCGTCGGCGAGGCTCTCCCCGTCATGCACCCAGAGTCCGGCGTATGA
- a CDS encoding carboxypeptidase-like regulatory domain-containing protein: protein MSAFTKFYFRPGEGERVETAVHLEPDRRSSIHGVVRETHDGRPIVDALVMLLAAGGHDDPAPVGQTFTDDAGQFVFGPLTAGRLYLVKVYKNAVKLRELEIVAEGPEPAAAEA, encoded by the coding sequence ATGAGCGCATTTACCAAATTTTACTTTCGCCCCGGCGAAGGCGAACGGGTGGAAACCGCGGTGCATCTGGAGCCGGATCGGCGTTCGTCGATTCACGGCGTGGTGCGGGAGACGCACGACGGCCGGCCGATTGTCGACGCCCTGGTCATGCTGCTGGCGGCCGGCGGCCACGACGACCCCGCGCCGGTCGGGCAGACATTCACAGACGACGCAGGCCAGTTTGTATTCGGTCCGCTGACGGCCGGGCGGCTATACCTGGTCAAGGTCTATAAAAACGCCGTCAAGCTGCGGGAACTGGAGATCGTCGCGGAAGGGCCGGAGCCGGCGGCGGCGGAAGCGTGA